In Apium graveolens cultivar Ventura chromosome 10, ASM990537v1, whole genome shotgun sequence, the following are encoded in one genomic region:
- the LOC141688953 gene encoding uncharacterized protein LOC141688953 — translation MARTRMTARKRVGDAREYRRLFVRQPPQVPDVLDPEAVEAYEREHDEALLAEIEVADPAPTVGLEVFEYPETDPEEDSEEDPTEPDTEIAPPEDIPYGSTEVSSPEMMRVDVHQRSIERLLDRISAAQARVAELESETGVADLMDRMIALQARVTALTEELEAELGASTPVRTPTSSPVPVSPVRTETDDGMDPILDGVAATPANSPLPPPLPVISLAVHDWVVGRYAADLTAAEARITELRDQLSIERHMRIEARARRGYPSARRVRRTIRRIELRTIGRIHRLSPQRDLVSRREVIRVVVRAMRRIRDVTHG, via the exons atggcccgaaccaggatgactgcccgcaaacgggtaggggacgcccgtgagtaccgtagactgttcgtccgccagccacctcag GTACCCGATGTGTTAGACCCTGAGGCTGTAGAGGCGTACGAGAGAGAGCATGATGAGGCCCTTTTAGCTGAGATCGAGGTAGCAGACCCTGCCCCCACTGTGGGCTTAGAGGTATTCGAGTACCCGGAGACTGACCCTGAGGAGGACTCAGAGGAGGACCCCACTGAGCCAGACACTGAGATAGCCCCTCCTGAGGATATTCCATACGGCAGCACGGAGGTTTCGTCTCCAGAGATGATGAGGGTGGATGTGCATCAGAGGTCGATAGAGCGTTTGTTAGATCGGATCTCAGCAGCCCAGGCTCGAGTCGCTGAGCTCGAGAGCGAGACGGGAGTAGCAGATTTGATGGATAGGATGATAGCTCTGCAGGCTAGAGTCACTGCACTGACTGAGGAGTTAGAGGCGGAGCTAGGGGCATCCACCCCAGTGAGGACACCCACCTCATCCCCTGTACCAGTTAGTCCCGTACGGACTGAGACCGACGACGGCATGGACCCTATTCTTGACGGTGTGGCAGCGACTCCTGCAAATTCCCCACTTCCACCACCCCTACCAGTCATATCCCTAGCAGTTCACGACTGGGTGGTAGGTCGCTATGCTGCTGATCTGACAGCGGCTGAGGCCCGTATTACCGAGCTGAGGGACCAGCTTTCCATCGAGCGGCACATGAGGATAGAGGCCCGAGCCAGGCGAGGATACCCCAGCGCCCGACGCGTGCGCAGGACCATTCGCCGCATAGAGCTGAGGACCATCGGTAGGATTCACCGCTTATCCCCCCAGCGTGACTTGGTGAGTAGGCGCGAGGTTATTAGGGTTGTGGTTCGCGCTATGAGGCGGATTCGTGATGTTACTCATGGCTAG